One part of the Dyadobacter sp. 676 genome encodes these proteins:
- a CDS encoding CshA/CshB family fibrillar adhesin-related protein, with amino-acid sequence MKEKLYLQKSRPFPSWQTVSQKAARLACCAMLPASLLLSYGNVQGQAVRATGGTGANRSTWWLDFSSMGEIAAGATVDQSFTVNGVDITVLIDQISFEGSVETGHTLAEQRLIAYTPGGWQGDGFDNMYNIGGPNAANTLTPAISSKYTGDYPGTGLMSITRFRLRAYATLNGLPVDLAFLFANAEDDYSSTNGVTTEDEYEQASTNGSPWRISERKVDAEGTLAYKKLTFWDNNQSVRISAGATPGQYTNGGNVAIMATRKEATSAVNPLESNIVLVGAGRGAIALGIAISIDHGDAPSSYGDAENFYLATGQGGNPANTTIHDEYLSEGGSAPAGSIVIAPSAGILDPLTPRLGTNRTDPDPAGAFSVEADGDNAAGRAPNDEDALAAIPTLNAGSSTYSITVPYHSSTVTNYITGWVDFNRDGIFTASEFASATVPPNTDGDATLTWTGINPVEGKSYIRLRISEYSSGDPANDLPGTPSDDRCTMVLNYGETEDYTFSIQPPLPVTLTAFTAKAESGTAVLSWSTTAEANSAYFEIERSLNGKQWSAIGRVDATGESSVLKHYTFTDISPLGGENLYRLKMTDQDATYAYSGIRSIRFDKREAALYPNPVTNKFRLNADNLHAIRQVQLIDLTGREVLRQDRQVQNDFPSEIDLTAIPAGIYLVRITHTDDTVRVVRIVKR; translated from the coding sequence ATGAAAGAGAAACTTTACTTACAGAAAAGCAGGCCTTTCCCATCCTGGCAGACGGTTTCCCAGAAAGCCGCCCGGCTGGCTTGCTGTGCGATGTTACCTGCCAGCCTGTTACTTTCTTACGGCAACGTTCAAGGCCAGGCCGTGAGGGCTACCGGCGGGACCGGCGCAAACCGGTCGACCTGGTGGCTGGATTTTTCCAGCATGGGAGAAATAGCCGCCGGAGCGACGGTCGACCAGTCATTTACGGTCAATGGCGTAGACATAACGGTACTAATCGATCAGATTTCGTTTGAAGGATCGGTTGAAACGGGCCATACCCTGGCCGAACAACGGCTGATCGCCTATACGCCGGGCGGATGGCAGGGCGACGGATTCGACAATATGTACAACATCGGTGGCCCTAATGCCGCCAATACGCTTACTCCGGCGATTTCATCCAAATACACAGGTGACTATCCCGGAACGGGCCTCATGTCTATTACCCGGTTCCGTCTTCGGGCCTACGCAACGCTGAACGGACTGCCCGTCGACCTGGCATTTCTGTTCGCCAACGCGGAAGACGACTACTCTTCCACTAACGGCGTTACCACCGAGGATGAATATGAACAAGCCTCGACTAACGGAAGCCCCTGGCGGATTTCGGAGCGCAAAGTCGATGCGGAAGGCACCCTGGCGTATAAAAAACTGACATTCTGGGATAACAACCAGTCGGTGCGGATTTCTGCGGGAGCCACTCCCGGGCAATACACCAACGGCGGCAATGTCGCAATTATGGCAACCAGGAAAGAGGCCACGAGTGCGGTTAACCCACTTGAATCGAACATTGTGCTCGTAGGTGCCGGACGGGGCGCCATTGCATTGGGCATCGCGATCAGTATCGATCATGGCGATGCACCTTCGTCGTATGGCGATGCCGAGAACTTTTATCTGGCTACCGGGCAGGGGGGGAATCCCGCCAACACGACGATTCACGACGAATACCTGAGCGAGGGCGGCAGCGCGCCGGCGGGTTCCATCGTTATCGCTCCTTCTGCCGGTATCCTCGATCCGCTTACACCAAGGCTAGGTACCAACCGCACCGACCCTGACCCGGCGGGTGCATTCAGCGTCGAGGCGGACGGTGATAATGCCGCCGGACGCGCTCCCAACGACGAAGATGCCTTGGCCGCGATCCCGACACTCAATGCGGGTAGCTCCACATACAGCATCACGGTGCCGTACCACTCCAGCACGGTAACCAATTACATTACCGGCTGGGTTGACTTCAACCGGGACGGCATTTTTACGGCCAGCGAATTTGCATCGGCCACTGTTCCTCCCAATACCGACGGTGATGCTACACTCACCTGGACGGGCATCAACCCGGTGGAGGGCAAATCCTACATCCGTTTGCGGATTTCGGAATATTCCAGCGGCGATCCGGCCAACGATTTACCGGGAACGCCTTCGGATGACCGGTGCACAATGGTGCTCAACTATGGAGAAACCGAGGATTATACCTTCTCGATCCAACCGCCTCTTCCTGTCACATTAACGGCATTTACCGCCAAAGCCGAAAGCGGGACCGCCGTTTTGAGCTGGTCGACAACCGCGGAAGCTAACAGCGCTTATTTCGAAATCGAACGCAGCCTTAACGGTAAGCAGTGGTCGGCGATCGGGCGCGTGGATGCAACGGGAGAAAGCAGCGTGTTGAAGCATTATACATTTACCGATATTTCTCCCCTGGGAGGCGAAAACCTGTACCGCCTCAAAATGACCGATCAGGACGCGACCTATGCGTACAGTGGTATCCGTAGCATCCGTTTCGATAAGCGGGAAGCTGCGCTTTATCCCAACCCTGTCACCAACAAGTTCCGCTTGAATGCCGATAACCTGCACGCGATCCGACAAGTGCAGCTCATCGACCTCACCGGCAGGGAAGTCTTGCGGCAAGACAGGCAGGTACAAAACGACTTTCCGAGCGAAATAGACCTTACCGCCATCCCCGCAGGCATCTACCTCGTACGCATAACCCATACGGACGACACAGTCCGCGTGGTGCGGATTGTCAAACGGTAG
- a CDS encoding CshA/CshB family fibrillar adhesin-related protein, protein MKRLLLAAACLVLCQSVVNAQAVKATGGSGAYRDRIWWLDFSNIGEVQAGQTISRNFNVNGVLVTVTLDNISFGGKTPSDQRLIAYRPGGWVGDGFDNLYHTGGPNAANTLASALSGKITGTYTIDGLAAILNFRFRAYATVNGIPMDLGLVFANAEDDATVTFNGTPLDEFEQASTNGTAWQLLEKKTDANTPANKKLTFFGNTARISAGSGVIYTGAQDPNGGNVAVLYTKKAATTAANQLESNMAIYGDGRAAIALGVVLDNDLGDAPTTYGTPTNIYFADLTGGNPVSTTTHDEYLSAGGSAPGGATIIQAGTVTPPSTPRLGTNLTDSDHATNYGPDANGDNVSGTSPNDEDALPSIPALTPESTSYALSVPATTGAAPAYVTAWVDFNRNGSFEASEFASATVPANSTSNVALSWPTIPPGTITPGTTYIRLRISTFDSTDPSNDLPGTPFDDRSTMALNNGEIEEYALPVAAPQPAFACTSTSEGYLFQDATTDVFVVNIETGATNQVATDILGTTGNTQINAIGYNRTDNYIWGFRRGVNEIVRVGADWSVQTFPIAGLPVDGDFFIGDVDAAGVLYLYNSAAYTTSIYRVDVNPASPTYLQTLPTLTTTASGITDWAISPSDNQIYAVDNATLALYRFDPATGARTVVGTVTGGGITAGTFGAAYMDGDGALFISQNETGNIYKISAPHSGNTTAVFLATGPTSTLNDGARCPAGSLASLSLSGTIHHDPDGGNINGTGTNAGGALHVSLVDENGDVKATQPVAADGTYTFGDLAAGSYTVVLSTTAGTIGSPAPAASLPSGYVSTNEGLTPAGDGTVDGTISATISTTDVTDVDFAIEQLPVATPDTRPAQSNPGGTTTVDITSSFTGTDPDGTVTGIFFPTFPSNATTVLINGTSYTAGSFPAGGLTVPIGTPVLIDPVDGAVTSVIPFHTIDNAGQRSIAPADVTVPFTDAPGYNLSGTVFNDTDGGDISGIGTNVSDSLYANLADNLGNVVAVEPVATLGTYTFPNVAPGDYTVVLSTTQGTVGGPVPAASLPAGYVNTNEGLMPAGDGTVDGVVAVTVTDADVTNVDFAIQRPPVSVPVTLPSQQNPGGTNTVDISAHFTGTDPDGTVTSLRFRTFPNETTTLIVDGTPYNAGNFPPPPGVTVPYGSPVLIDPVDAATSVVVPFSLLDNAGHESPTSDVTIPFFPLPVTLARFDAVLSEQSVLLTWSTTEETNSDHFEIQHSVNGKTWEVVGTVASSRESSVLVHYEYKHSGPSAGDNLYRLRMVDQDGTYAFSSIRNVRFSGQAQIISYPNPATDKIKLRVSKAEDIERIELTGLDGRVVADQRKTRDSRVNTELDIRALASGVYIIRITYSNGSVASDKIVKK, encoded by the coding sequence GTGAAAAGGTTGCTCCTCGCGGCAGCTTGCCTTGTGCTTTGTCAATCGGTCGTCAACGCACAGGCCGTTAAAGCTACCGGAGGTTCGGGGGCCTACCGCGACAGGATCTGGTGGCTCGACTTCAGTAACATCGGAGAGGTCCAGGCGGGACAAACCATTTCAAGGAATTTCAATGTCAACGGCGTTCTGGTGACGGTTACGCTCGACAATATTTCTTTTGGCGGTAAAACGCCCTCGGACCAACGGCTCATTGCGTACCGCCCCGGCGGCTGGGTTGGCGATGGGTTCGACAACCTCTACCATACCGGTGGCCCTAATGCAGCCAATACCCTGGCATCCGCATTATCGGGCAAGATCACCGGTACGTACACCATCGACGGCCTGGCGGCAATCCTGAACTTCCGGTTCAGGGCCTATGCGACCGTCAACGGTATTCCGATGGACCTGGGGCTGGTATTCGCCAATGCGGAAGACGATGCTACCGTTACATTCAATGGCACCCCGCTCGATGAATTCGAGCAGGCGTCGACTAACGGTACGGCCTGGCAGCTGCTGGAAAAAAAGACCGACGCCAATACACCGGCGAATAAAAAACTCACCTTCTTCGGCAATACGGCACGGATTTCGGCAGGTAGCGGAGTCATCTACACCGGAGCGCAAGACCCCAACGGCGGCAACGTCGCTGTATTATACACTAAAAAAGCCGCAACGACAGCAGCGAACCAGCTTGAATCGAATATGGCTATTTACGGGGACGGAAGAGCGGCTATTGCATTGGGAGTTGTACTCGACAACGACCTGGGCGACGCCCCCACGACATACGGAACGCCGACCAACATTTACTTTGCGGACCTGACCGGAGGTAACCCGGTCAGCACGACAACGCACGATGAATACCTCAGCGCGGGCGGAAGCGCTCCGGGCGGTGCAACTATTATCCAGGCCGGAACGGTGACGCCACCGTCAACACCCAGGCTCGGGACCAATCTGACTGACTCAGACCATGCCACCAACTATGGACCGGATGCGAACGGGGATAACGTTTCTGGAACAAGCCCCAATGACGAGGATGCCCTGCCGTCGATCCCGGCGCTGACGCCCGAATCGACCAGCTATGCGCTTTCGGTACCAGCCACCACCGGCGCGGCACCCGCTTATGTGACGGCCTGGGTGGATTTTAACAGAAATGGCTCTTTCGAAGCGTCGGAATTCGCCTCGGCGACCGTCCCGGCCAATTCCACTTCGAATGTTGCATTGTCCTGGCCGACCATCCCGCCGGGCACAATTACCCCGGGTACAACCTACATCCGCCTCCGTATCTCGACGTTCGATTCCACCGATCCGTCCAACGACCTGCCGGGAACGCCATTCGACGACCGCAGTACCATGGCATTGAACAACGGCGAAATCGAGGAATACGCGCTCCCTGTGGCTGCGCCGCAGCCTGCATTCGCGTGTACCAGCACCAGCGAGGGTTACCTTTTCCAGGATGCCACTACGGATGTTTTTGTGGTTAATATCGAAACCGGGGCTACCAATCAGGTTGCTACGGATATCCTCGGTACGACGGGCAATACGCAGATCAATGCGATCGGCTACAACCGGACCGATAACTACATCTGGGGCTTCCGCCGGGGTGTGAACGAAATTGTCCGTGTCGGCGCCGACTGGTCGGTACAAACGTTCCCCATTGCGGGACTGCCTGTGGACGGCGATTTCTTCATAGGGGATGTCGATGCGGCAGGCGTGCTGTATCTGTATAACAGTGCAGCCTATACGACGTCTATTTACCGCGTTGATGTAAATCCTGCGTCGCCAACTTATCTGCAGACACTTCCGACATTGACTACCACCGCCAGCGGAATCACCGACTGGGCAATCAGTCCGAGCGATAACCAGATTTATGCCGTGGACAATGCCACCCTGGCACTGTACCGCTTTGACCCGGCCACAGGCGCGCGTACAGTGGTAGGCACGGTGACGGGAGGAGGCATTACCGCCGGAACATTCGGGGCAGCATATATGGACGGTGACGGCGCTTTGTTTATCAGTCAAAACGAAACGGGTAACATCTACAAAATCTCTGCCCCGCACAGCGGAAATACCACCGCCGTTTTTCTGGCAACAGGCCCTACCTCGACGTTGAACGACGGAGCCAGATGCCCTGCCGGCAGCCTGGCCAGCCTGTCGCTGTCGGGAACTATCCATCATGATCCCGACGGAGGCAATATCAACGGTACCGGAACGAATGCTGGCGGCGCATTGCACGTAAGCCTTGTGGATGAAAACGGCGATGTGAAAGCCACTCAACCTGTTGCAGCCGATGGCACCTACACGTTCGGCGACCTTGCTGCGGGCAGCTACACGGTGGTGCTCAGCACAACCGCCGGCACCATCGGCAGTCCTGCGCCGGCTGCGTCGCTACCTTCGGGCTATGTAAGCACTAACGAGGGGCTTACCCCTGCCGGTGATGGAACCGTTGACGGTACTATCTCCGCGACGATCTCGACCACGGATGTGACTGATGTCGACTTTGCCATCGAGCAGCTCCCTGTGGCCACACCGGACACCCGGCCTGCTCAGTCTAACCCCGGCGGCACCACGACCGTCGACATCACCAGCAGCTTTACAGGAACCGATCCGGACGGCACGGTGACGGGTATTTTCTTTCCGACGTTCCCAAGCAATGCCACAACTGTTCTGATCAACGGCACAAGCTACACTGCGGGCAGCTTCCCTGCTGGCGGGTTGACGGTGCCCATCGGAACGCCGGTTCTAATCGATCCTGTGGATGGCGCCGTCACGTCGGTCATTCCGTTCCACACCATCGACAACGCCGGTCAGCGAAGCATTGCGCCCGCGGACGTCACGGTTCCTTTTACCGATGCGCCGGGTTATAACCTCTCAGGAACGGTATTCAACGACACCGATGGCGGCGACATCAGCGGAATAGGTACGAATGTGAGTGATTCGCTTTATGCGAACCTGGCGGATAACCTGGGTAATGTAGTGGCAGTTGAGCCTGTCGCAACGCTCGGAACCTATACCTTCCCGAATGTGGCTCCCGGCGATTACACCGTCGTATTAAGCACGACGCAGGGAACTGTCGGCGGCCCCGTACCAGCGGCTTCCCTGCCTGCCGGATATGTAAATACGAATGAAGGGCTCATGCCGGCCGGCGACGGGACTGTCGATGGCGTGGTTGCGGTGACTGTAACCGACGCCGATGTTACCAATGTGGACTTCGCGATCCAGCGCCCGCCGGTTTCAGTGCCGGTCACGCTGCCTAGTCAGCAGAACCCCGGCGGTACCAATACGGTCGACATTAGCGCTCATTTCACGGGAACAGACCCGGACGGTACGGTAACAAGTCTCAGGTTCAGGACTTTTCCCAACGAGACTACCACGCTGATAGTCGATGGAACACCCTATAATGCAGGGAATTTTCCACCGCCTCCGGGAGTAACCGTTCCTTATGGAAGTCCGGTGCTGATCGACCCGGTGGATGCGGCCACAAGCGTTGTTGTCCCTTTCAGCTTACTGGACAATGCGGGGCATGAAAGCCCGACCTCGGACGTGACCATCCCGTTCTTTCCGCTTCCTGTCACACTTGCGCGTTTCGATGCCGTGCTGTCGGAACAATCCGTTCTGCTGACCTGGTCGACGACCGAAGAAACCAACAGCGATCATTTCGAAATACAGCACAGTGTAAACGGGAAAACCTGGGAGGTAGTGGGAACAGTAGCTTCGTCACGCGAGAGCAGCGTCCTGGTGCATTACGAATACAAACATTCGGGGCCGTCGGCAGGTGATAACCTGTACAGACTGAGAATGGTCGATCAGGATGGAACGTATGCGTTCAGCAGCATCAGAAACGTCCGTTTCAGCGGGCAGGCGCAGATCATATCCTACCCGAATCCGGCGACCGACAAAATCAAGCTGCGGGTGAGCAAGGCGGAGGATATCGAACGCATAGAACTCACCGGACTGGATGGCCGTGTAGTGGCCGATCAGCGTAAGACCCGGGATTCGCGAGTGAATACCGAACTGGATATCAGGGCCCTTGCGAGCGGGGTTTACATTATCCGCATTACCTATTCGAACGGGTCGGTGGCTTCCGATAAGATCGTTAAAAAATAA
- a CDS encoding ATP-binding protein produces MTGIKIKYLLGVGWLMIGVACYGQQKSFTWTNYTTQEGLPQNSVTDIDEDALGFIWFSTEMGLVRFDGKNFKVFGLENTPGLATDRMRLICRDRKGVLYAHEAKPAVLRIAPENHRYAPVPKVLTEEKINIPTGGYAVAESVFNPAAPQEVIEKINRVRIELAAPRFYGVDSTHAYILYNKIDLFYVSNGQAQLLESSNDKWSALALVGDSFMKIFPQNRIKMWRDGRKEVENTRIQGSLSTDPDFLNGDFKVFWSDTENFVYCSKKLHRLYWNGKVLDSRVALEGLDIPGIKSVYYSKGHKTYFIGSETNGLFVIRPSLFTYPALPPNAPSQVFYSQALIDSDKIFAQNIIFSENAPPRTTPYLVHRESVSHHSNRKHIIYYERARAFYSYDFRAGREKKIIDLDGRLVATIEDTKDSTLYLFTNYSALVFQNGLLKYQASPGHFTQHAIRVGGDQFLLCTENGVKKYNLSSNITTGSILDSLNIRTVFLDKHNRLWISSNGSGFYMSDGKGVYAMPMDKRRALRTVHSFIDDGTGHFWLPSNDGLFRVSQRELVDYAYGKRKGVYYYLFNKSDGLKTTEFNGGCDPSYLRLPNGMLSLPSLEGLVWFHPGRTTPVLPDKPLSIDQILINGKRVNMADRIVLEPDFSRFEMSVTSPFFGNEDNILIEYQIPELNQDWFVVQPNRLILINNLRSGNYRINIRKKNGSFHSSYDYLRLGIEVKPYHYNTWWFYLLMTIVAVGMIYVLMLFRFRMLRKKSEELELLISARTQQLSDKVAELNVSENTLKETNHLKDKIITLILHDLRSPIRFLTTISNYLSKECLNLTPDELKTTTSELKSGTMALNNFTDHFFTWISSHRENFSVSCERVSICALYMEVKDLYEELAKNEGNEIMVSCGEVYCYTDRYILGTIIRNLVDNANKNMRDGLITLSATAGQGKITLCISDTGKGLPDEQISQFNKGIVTQKGIGFVIVFDLMKKIGAHLTVSSGQGSGSAFTLSIPLVGAGETVMTVE; encoded by the coding sequence ATGACCGGCATTAAAATAAAGTACTTGTTGGGCGTAGGCTGGCTAATGATCGGAGTTGCCTGCTACGGACAGCAAAAGTCATTTACCTGGACTAATTACACTACCCAGGAGGGTTTGCCGCAGAACAGCGTGACCGATATCGACGAAGACGCGCTCGGATTTATCTGGTTCAGCACCGAAATGGGGCTTGTCCGCTTTGATGGCAAAAACTTCAAGGTCTTTGGCCTCGAAAATACACCCGGGCTGGCCACCGACCGCATGCGGCTGATTTGCCGGGATAGGAAAGGGGTTTTGTATGCACACGAGGCGAAGCCGGCAGTACTCAGGATCGCCCCCGAAAACCATCGATACGCACCTGTTCCCAAAGTCCTCACGGAAGAAAAAATCAATATCCCGACAGGAGGGTATGCGGTTGCCGAATCGGTGTTTAATCCCGCGGCACCCCAGGAGGTAATTGAAAAGATTAACAGGGTGAGAATCGAACTCGCGGCACCCCGTTTTTACGGAGTGGACTCCACCCATGCTTATATTCTGTATAATAAAATCGACCTGTTTTATGTAAGTAACGGCCAGGCCCAGCTTCTGGAGAGCAGCAATGACAAATGGTCGGCACTGGCGCTTGTCGGCGATTCATTTATGAAAATATTCCCGCAGAACCGGATAAAGATGTGGCGCGACGGCCGGAAAGAAGTCGAAAACACCCGGATACAGGGTTCACTGAGCACAGATCCCGACTTTCTGAACGGAGACTTCAAGGTATTCTGGTCGGATACCGAAAATTTTGTGTACTGTAGTAAAAAGTTACACCGGCTGTATTGGAACGGGAAAGTACTCGATTCCCGGGTTGCCCTCGAAGGGCTGGATATTCCCGGAATCAAATCCGTTTATTATTCAAAAGGCCACAAAACCTATTTCATCGGTTCGGAAACCAACGGGCTTTTCGTGATCAGACCAAGCCTCTTTACTTATCCCGCCTTGCCCCCGAACGCACCATCACAGGTATTCTATTCCCAGGCTCTTATCGACTCAGACAAAATTTTCGCGCAGAACATTATTTTTTCCGAAAATGCCCCGCCCAGGACCACTCCTTACCTTGTGCACCGGGAGTCGGTTTCTCACCACAGCAACCGAAAGCACATCATTTATTATGAGCGGGCAAGGGCATTCTATTCATACGACTTCAGGGCCGGTCGCGAAAAAAAGATCATTGATCTGGACGGCAGGCTCGTAGCTACCATAGAAGATACGAAAGACAGTACATTATACCTTTTCACGAACTATTCGGCACTCGTTTTCCAAAACGGTTTGTTGAAATACCAGGCTTCGCCAGGCCATTTTACCCAGCACGCGATCCGCGTCGGCGGCGACCAGTTCCTGCTTTGTACCGAGAATGGCGTGAAAAAATACAACCTGTCGAGTAATATAACCACCGGGTCTATCCTGGATTCGTTGAATATCCGCACCGTATTTCTGGACAAACACAACAGGCTATGGATCAGCAGCAACGGGAGCGGATTTTATATGTCCGACGGCAAGGGCGTCTATGCCATGCCGATGGATAAACGACGGGCATTGCGAACAGTGCACAGCTTCATCGATGACGGCACAGGCCACTTTTGGCTTCCTTCCAACGACGGGCTGTTCAGGGTCTCCCAACGCGAACTGGTGGATTATGCCTATGGAAAAAGAAAAGGCGTTTACTATTATCTTTTCAATAAAAGCGACGGTTTGAAAACCACCGAATTCAATGGTGGCTGCGATCCGTCATACCTGAGATTGCCAAACGGAATGCTGTCGCTTCCGTCGCTCGAAGGGCTGGTATGGTTTCATCCGGGCCGGACAACGCCGGTCCTTCCCGACAAACCGCTATCTATCGACCAGATACTGATCAACGGAAAGCGCGTGAATATGGCCGACCGCATTGTCCTGGAACCTGATTTCAGCAGGTTTGAAATGTCGGTAACGAGTCCGTTTTTCGGCAACGAAGACAACATACTGATCGAATACCAGATTCCCGAGCTTAACCAGGACTGGTTCGTCGTTCAGCCAAACCGGCTGATCCTGATCAACAATTTAAGGTCCGGCAATTACCGGATCAACATCAGAAAAAAGAACGGCTCGTTTCATAGTAGCTACGACTACCTGCGCCTGGGGATCGAGGTCAAGCCGTATCATTACAATACCTGGTGGTTCTACCTGCTCATGACGATTGTCGCCGTTGGAATGATTTACGTTCTGATGCTTTTCAGATTCCGGATGCTACGGAAAAAGTCCGAAGAGCTTGAACTGCTCATAAGCGCAAGGACCCAACAGCTGAGCGACAAGGTTGCCGAATTAAATGTCTCCGAGAACACGCTGAAAGAGACCAATCACCTCAAGGACAAAATCATCACCCTTATTTTGCACGATCTGCGCTCGCCTATCCGGTTTCTAACGACTATCAGCAATTATTTATCGAAAGAATGCCTGAACCTTACGCCCGATGAATTGAAAACAACCACGAGCGAGCTGAAAAGCGGTACGATGGCGCTGAACAATTTCACCGATCACTTTTTTACCTGGATCAGCAGCCATCGCGAGAATTTCAGCGTTAGCTGTGAGCGTGTTTCCATCTGCGCACTGTATATGGAAGTGAAGGACCTTTACGAGGAGCTGGCAAAGAACGAAGGCAATGAAATAATGGTAAGCTGCGGCGAAGTGTATTGTTACACCGACAGATATATTCTCGGTACCATTATCCGCAACCTGGTCGACAATGCCAACAAGAACATGCGGGACGGGCTCATTACACTCTCGGCAACAGCTGGCCAAGGCAAAATCACACTTTGCATATCGGACACGGGCAAAGGACTGCCCGATGAGCAGATTTCACAATTCAACAAGGGAATAGTAACTCAAAAGGGAATCGGGTTTGTCATTGTGTTCGATTTAATGAAAAAAATCGGTGCCCACCTTACGGTAAGCAGCGGCCAGGGAAGCGGCTCTGCTTTTACACTCAGCATACCTCTAGTGGGGGCCGGAGAGACTGTCATGACTGTGGAATAA
- a CDS encoding type 1 glutamine amidotransferase domain-containing protein, which yields MKSILMILTSHARMEHTDSTTGVWLGEFTDPYYEFIDAGYNVTLASPAGGRPPVDPLSMLTENITESNRRFNDDALAQAAFDNTDVLSDIAPARFDAVFYPGGHGPLWDLASNEFSGRLILDFIAAGKPVGAVCHGPAALIKANELQPGFLRGKRVAGFTNAEETLAFRADNVPYKLETRLKELGADFRSAALPFTSHVETDGLLITGQNPLSAGPTAKALIALLEKQPANA from the coding sequence ATGAAAAGTATACTAATGATCCTGACTTCCCATGCCCGGATGGAGCATACCGACAGCACAACCGGGGTTTGGCTGGGTGAGTTCACCGATCCGTATTATGAATTTATAGATGCAGGTTACAATGTGACCCTGGCCAGCCCGGCCGGTGGCAGGCCTCCCGTCGATCCGCTCAGCATGCTGACCGAAAATATTACCGAATCGAACCGCCGCTTCAACGACGACGCTTTGGCGCAGGCTGCATTTGACAATACCGATGTGCTGTCCGATATCGCCCCTGCCCGATTCGATGCCGTATTTTATCCTGGCGGCCATGGCCCGCTCTGGGACCTTGCATCAAATGAATTCAGCGGGCGGCTGATACTGGATTTCATCGCTGCCGGCAAACCCGTTGGAGCGGTATGTCACGGCCCGGCAGCTTTAATCAAGGCCAACGAATTACAGCCGGGCTTCTTAAGGGGAAAACGGGTTGCAGGTTTTACCAATGCGGAGGAAACCCTGGCATTTCGTGCCGACAATGTGCCCTACAAATTGGAAACGAGGCTCAAAGAGCTGGGTGCCGATTTCCGGAGTGCGGCGCTCCCATTTACAAGTCATGTCGAAACAGATGGACTTTTAATAACCGGGCAAAACCCGCTATCGGCCGGTCCGACGGCTAAGGCACTCATCGCTTTGCTCGAAAAGCAGCCCGCCAATGCTTGA
- a CDS encoding DUF2188 domain-containing protein — MPWYNGDYPPSYKNQPVKIREKAVEIANALLEEGTEEGIAIATGLKRAREVFAKKTDKNRSDLGK; from the coding sequence ATGCCCTGGTACAACGGAGATTACCCGCCATCGTATAAGAATCAGCCTGTTAAAATCCGCGAGAAGGCTGTCGAGATCGCAAATGCATTGCTGGAAGAAGGCACCGAAGAGGGCATCGCGATCGCAACAGGCTTAAAGCGCGCGCGAGAAGTGTTTGCAAAAAAGACCGATAAAAACAGAAGCGATCTTGGTAAGTAA